A genomic window from Candidatus Kouleothrix ribensis includes:
- a CDS encoding HD domain-containing protein — protein MHLHIADLLVHPKVVETRDHIHHRIPKHDHLMRSVKYSSRFAQLLRADERVCLRAAIIHDIDSRLGTLTTHGAVAARWAAGQGEPEAVCAAIISHMYPLGPAPTTREGWVLVLADKAASLGDLKQYLRGLVDGTSQATHRRLKLSDPYYVDPRQRRRRGALRRRLLSHPLLRRRQILGQRFLAHPLLRRRSGGGLD, from the coding sequence ATGCATCTGCACATCGCCGATCTGCTCGTTCACCCAAAAGTAGTCGAAACGCGCGACCACATTCATCATCGCATCCCCAAGCACGATCACCTGATGCGCTCGGTTAAATACTCCTCGCGCTTCGCGCAGCTGCTACGCGCCGACGAGCGCGTGTGCCTGCGCGCCGCGATCATCCACGATATCGACTCGCGCCTCGGCACGCTCACCACCCACGGCGCGGTGGCGGCACGCTGGGCTGCCGGCCAGGGCGAACCCGAAGCCGTCTGCGCCGCGATCATCAGCCATATGTACCCGCTTGGCCCAGCGCCAACCACGCGCGAGGGCTGGGTGCTGGTGCTGGCCGATAAGGCCGCATCGCTCGGCGATCTCAAGCAATACCTGCGCGGCCTGGTCGATGGCACCAGCCAGGCCACCCATCGCCGCCTGAAGCTTAGCGATCCATATTATGTCGATCCACGTCAACGCCGCCGGCGCGGCGCGCTCCGCCGGCGCCTGCTGAGCCACCCGCTCTTGCGCCGCCGCCAGATCCTGGGCCAGCGCTTCCTGGCGCACCCGCTGCTACGCCGCCGCAGCGGTGGCGGCCTGGATTAG
- a CDS encoding histone deacetylase codes for MQIFYSDTFVLPLPAGHRFPMPKYALLRQQVAAAGIVAPADLCIPPAASDEQLGRAHTAAYIARVQAGALTPHEIRRIGFPWSPGMVERSRRSAGATIAACRAALRDGFAANLAGGTHHAYADHGEGYCVFNDSAVAARAMQAERRARRIVIIDCDVHQGNGTAAIGAGDETIFTFSIHGAKNFPFHKEHSDLDIALDDGVGDQAYLDALDDGLCQAIERSRAELAIYLAGADPFHGDTLGRLKLTKAGLAERDRMVLHYCRDAGIAVAITMAGGYARDITDTVDIHMQTVRMAAGLAGQARS; via the coding sequence ATGCAAATCTTCTACTCCGACACGTTTGTGCTGCCGTTGCCGGCGGGCCATCGCTTCCCGATGCCGAAGTATGCGCTGCTGCGCCAGCAGGTGGCGGCGGCCGGCATCGTCGCGCCCGCCGATCTATGCATCCCGCCTGCCGCGAGCGACGAGCAGCTTGGCCGCGCCCACACCGCCGCGTACATCGCGCGCGTGCAGGCCGGCGCGCTCACGCCGCACGAGATCCGCCGGATCGGCTTTCCTTGGTCGCCCGGCATGGTCGAGCGCTCGCGGCGCTCGGCGGGGGCCACGATCGCGGCCTGCCGCGCGGCCCTGCGCGATGGCTTTGCCGCAAACCTGGCTGGCGGCACCCACCACGCCTACGCCGATCACGGCGAGGGCTACTGCGTGTTTAACGATAGCGCCGTGGCCGCGCGGGCCATGCAGGCCGAGCGGCGCGCCCGCCGGATCGTGATTATCGACTGCGATGTACACCAGGGCAACGGCACGGCCGCAATCGGCGCGGGCGACGAGACGATCTTCACCTTTTCAATCCACGGCGCGAAGAACTTCCCGTTCCACAAGGAACACAGCGACCTCGATATTGCGCTCGACGACGGTGTGGGCGACCAGGCCTACCTCGATGCGCTCGACGACGGGCTGTGCCAGGCGATCGAGCGCTCGCGCGCCGAGCTGGCGATCTACCTGGCCGGCGCCGACCCATTCCACGGCGACACACTCGGCCGGCTGAAGCTGACCAAGGCCGGCCTGGCCGAGCGCGACCGTATGGTGCTGCACTACTGCCGGGATGCCGGCATCGCGGTGGCGATCACCATGGCCGGTGGCTATGCGCGCGATATCACCGACACGGTCGATATTCATATGCAGACAGTTCGGATGGCGGCCGGGCTGGCCGGCCAGGCGCGCAGCTGA
- the rpiA gene encoding ribose-5-phosphate isomerase RpiA, with product MTDQNSLKKQAAERALEYVQSGMVLGLGTGSTAKFVLTGLAERLADGRLRDIAGVPTSEATAAMGRALGISIIALAEHPQLDLAIDGADEIDPALTLIKGLGGALLREKVVAASAKRFLVIADESKLVEQLGTRAPLPVEVIEFALPLAERRLAALGCSPTLRRAADGRPFITDEGNRILDCRFSAISDAQAISLAVRAIPGVVDHGLFIDLATIALVAGPAGVVTLTAPAA from the coding sequence ATGACCGATCAGAATAGCCTGAAAAAGCAGGCCGCCGAGCGCGCGCTAGAGTATGTCCAGAGCGGGATGGTGCTGGGACTCGGCACCGGCTCGACTGCCAAGTTCGTGCTGACCGGCCTGGCCGAGCGGCTGGCCGACGGGCGACTGCGCGACATTGCCGGCGTGCCGACCTCGGAGGCGACTGCGGCCATGGGCCGCGCCCTGGGCATCAGCATTATCGCGCTGGCCGAGCACCCGCAGCTCGATCTGGCGATCGACGGCGCCGACGAGATCGACCCGGCGCTGACCCTGATCAAAGGGCTTGGCGGGGCGCTGCTGCGCGAGAAAGTTGTGGCCGCCTCGGCCAAGCGCTTTCTGGTGATCGCCGACGAGAGCAAGCTGGTCGAGCAGCTGGGCACGCGCGCGCCGCTGCCGGTCGAGGTGATCGAGTTTGCGCTGCCGCTGGCCGAGCGCCGCCTGGCCGCGCTGGGCTGCAGCCCCACCCTGCGCCGCGCCGCCGACGGCCGACCGTTTATCACCGACGAGGGCAACCGCATCCTCGACTGCCGGTTCAGCGCGATCAGCGACGCGCAGGCGATCAGCCTGGCTGTGCGCGCAATCCCCGGCGTGGTCGACCACGGGCTTTTCATCGATCTTGCGACGATCGCGCTGGTGGCCGGCCCGGCCGGCGTGGTTACGCTCACTGCTCCGGCAGCATGA
- a CDS encoding MFS transporter encodes MLRNRARRPATRGALYYFVFWAAIGVYMPFINVYFAQLGLRGSQIGLLNALLPLMTLSAAPALAALGDRRGVRVRILMLALAAMALMLLLLSTAHTLAALAPLMLLFALARSPVGPIGDSLIARMAARHRLDFGGMRLWGSLGFAVIAISAGALWQRFGYSWMFVAAAAALVPALLLARLLEEGPVIERAARRPFRDVTRDRGLIAILAATFLIGGSLGMDGGFQGIYVAYLDGGGLLVGGLFSISAFSELPAMHFATALARRLGVPGTLLLTYGLLGINYIGFALAGTPLLLVPLTIIKGVGFGVYFANTVRMIDERTPPEWASTIQALMNAGAGGLAPLVASLLGGSLLEAFGPRAIYIACSITVLLAMLVLGGAAARGVFRSSPPLRPAE; translated from the coding sequence GTGCTACGCAACCGTGCCCGCCGGCCCGCCACCCGCGGCGCGCTCTACTACTTTGTGTTCTGGGCCGCCATAGGTGTATACATGCCCTTCATCAATGTATACTTCGCCCAGCTTGGCCTGCGCGGCAGCCAGATCGGCCTGCTCAACGCGCTGCTGCCCCTGATGACGCTCAGCGCCGCCCCGGCACTCGCCGCGCTCGGCGACCGCCGCGGCGTGCGCGTGCGCATCCTCATGCTGGCGCTCGCGGCAATGGCATTGATGCTGCTGCTGCTGAGCACCGCGCACACGCTCGCCGCGCTGGCCCCGCTGATGTTGCTATTCGCGCTGGCGCGCAGCCCGGTCGGCCCGATCGGCGACAGCCTGATCGCGCGCATGGCTGCGCGCCACCGGCTCGATTTCGGTGGAATGCGGCTGTGGGGCTCGCTGGGCTTTGCGGTGATCGCGATCAGCGCGGGCGCGCTCTGGCAGCGCTTCGGCTACAGCTGGATGTTCGTGGCCGCCGCAGCTGCACTTGTGCCAGCGCTGCTGCTGGCGCGCCTGCTCGAGGAGGGGCCGGTAATCGAACGCGCCGCCCGCCGGCCGTTTCGCGATGTCACGCGCGACCGTGGCTTGATCGCGATCCTGGCCGCCACCTTTCTGATCGGCGGGTCGCTGGGCATGGACGGCGGCTTCCAGGGCATCTACGTGGCTTACCTGGACGGCGGCGGGCTGCTGGTCGGCGGGCTGTTCAGCATCTCGGCCTTCAGCGAGCTGCCGGCGATGCACTTCGCCACCGCGCTGGCGCGCCGGCTGGGCGTGCCAGGCACACTGCTGCTCACCTACGGGCTACTCGGGATCAACTACATCGGCTTCGCACTGGCCGGCACGCCGCTGCTGCTGGTGCCGCTGACGATCATCAAGGGCGTTGGCTTTGGGGTGTACTTCGCCAACACCGTGCGCATGATCGACGAGCGCACCCCGCCCGAGTGGGCTTCGACCATCCAGGCGCTGATGAATGCCGGTGCCGGCGGGCTGGCGCCGCTGGTTGCCAGCCTGCTGGGCGGCTCGCTGCTCGAGGCATTCGGCCCGCGCGCGATCTATATCGCGTGCAGCATTACGGTGCTGCTGGCCATGCTGGTGCTGGGCGGCGCCGCCGCGCGCGGCGTATTTCGCAGCAGCCCGCCGCTGCGCCCGGCCGAATAG
- a CDS encoding AI-2E family transporter: MADKPKPRLEPPVHAGELVARPRGPALPAADTRGPALLAEPAAPAPEAAIEISFPSWRTLGKWILVLVALYAIIWLIMNAMSALTPFIIGLVLAYLLLPLVNRLNRRLPRPLAILVVYVGAFVALFVAVAYIVPPVANQFQQLVDNLPTREELQSFAGGLLQQYENRVPAEIKQPIEQGLNSALQTLQRNFATYVQGVTTFLLNQILQILNTLSFLIGFLIIPFWLFYVLNDQDKGRAFLNRVLHPRVRADFWNVWNIINQVFSNYIRGQLLLGLAVGLMVWVGLLLLGLFGFSVPYSLLLALVAGVTELVPIIGPIIGAIPGVLIGFFASQNGWQTGLAVLGLYLLVQQLENNFLVPRIIGKSIGLHEAILTVVLIAMGQIFGLLGVVLAAPVAAIGRDLFLYSYRRLDGLDTDAAARSLQAEAVPE; this comes from the coding sequence GTGGCCGATAAACCCAAACCGCGCCTTGAGCCGCCGGTGCATGCCGGCGAGCTGGTAGCCCGGCCGCGCGGGCCGGCGCTCCCGGCGGCCGACACACGCGGGCCTGCGCTGCTGGCCGAGCCGGCGGCGCCCGCGCCAGAGGCCGCGATCGAGATCAGCTTTCCGTCGTGGCGCACGCTCGGCAAGTGGATTCTCGTGCTCGTCGCGCTGTATGCGATCATCTGGCTGATTATGAACGCGATGTCGGCGCTAACGCCCTTCATCATCGGCCTGGTGCTGGCCTACCTGCTGCTGCCGCTGGTCAACCGGCTCAACCGGCGCCTGCCGCGCCCGCTGGCGATCCTGGTGGTGTACGTGGGCGCGTTTGTGGCGCTGTTTGTGGCGGTGGCCTACATCGTGCCGCCGGTGGCCAACCAGTTTCAGCAGCTCGTCGATAACCTGCCAACGCGCGAGGAGCTGCAGTCGTTCGCGGGCGGCCTGCTTCAGCAGTACGAGAATCGCGTGCCGGCCGAGATCAAGCAGCCGATCGAGCAGGGCCTGAATAGCGCGCTCCAGACGCTCCAGCGCAATTTCGCAACCTATGTGCAAGGAGTTACCACGTTTCTGCTCAACCAGATCTTGCAGATCTTGAACACGCTCTCGTTCCTGATCGGCTTCCTGATCATCCCGTTCTGGCTGTTCTACGTGCTGAACGACCAGGACAAGGGCCGGGCGTTTCTTAACCGCGTGCTGCACCCGCGCGTCCGCGCGGATTTCTGGAATGTCTGGAATATCATCAACCAGGTGTTTAGCAACTACATTCGTGGGCAGCTGCTGCTAGGCCTGGCGGTAGGCCTGATGGTGTGGGTCGGGCTGCTGCTCCTGGGCTTATTCGGCTTCAGCGTGCCTTATTCGCTGCTGCTCGCGCTTGTGGCCGGCGTCACCGAGCTGGTGCCGATCATCGGCCCGATTATCGGCGCGATCCCCGGCGTGCTGATCGGCTTCTTCGCCTCGCAGAACGGCTGGCAGACCGGGCTGGCGGTGCTGGGGCTGTACCTGCTGGTGCAACAGCTCGAGAACAACTTCCTGGTGCCGCGGATCATCGGCAAGAGCATCGGCCTGCACGAGGCGATTTTGACGGTGGTGCTGATCGCGATGGGGCAGATCTTCGGCTTGCTGGGGGTGGTGCTGGCAGCGCCAGTGGCCGCGATCGGGCGCGATCTGTTTCTGTATAGCTATCGGCGGCTCGATGGGCTTGATACCGATGCGGCCGCGCGCTCGCTCCAGGCCGAGGCTGTGCCTGAGTAG
- a CDS encoding ClbS/DfsB family four-helix bundle protein: MSTTKAQFLAQLKADRADFEMALRDLYDEQMTAPGVEGNWSVKDVLAHITFWEVQALSWLQAGLSGRAPGPGLETTPDETNRLNLQNYHENKDRPLYDVIDEFHATFPRILALVEALPDDQLLVPAHFAWAGGKSLADHLRSETVEHYAEHRTALYVWRDSIRYR; encoded by the coding sequence ATGAGCACGACAAAAGCGCAGTTTCTCGCGCAGCTCAAGGCTGATCGCGCCGATTTCGAGATGGCGCTGCGCGATCTCTACGACGAGCAGATGACTGCGCCGGGCGTCGAGGGCAACTGGTCGGTCAAGGATGTGCTGGCGCATATCACATTCTGGGAAGTCCAGGCGCTCAGCTGGCTGCAGGCCGGCCTGAGCGGGCGCGCGCCTGGCCCTGGCCTAGAGACGACGCCCGACGAAACCAACCGGCTGAATCTGCAGAACTATCACGAGAACAAAGATCGCCCGCTCTACGATGTGATCGACGAGTTTCACGCCACCTTCCCGCGGATTCTCGCGCTGGTAGAGGCACTGCCCGACGACCAGCTGCTTGTGCCGGCGCACTTCGCATGGGCCGGCGGCAAGTCGCTGGCCGACCACCTGCGCAGCGAGACGGTTGAGCACTACGCCGAGCACCGCACCGCGCTGTATGTCTGGCGCGACTCGATCCGCTACCGTTAG
- a CDS encoding cobalamin B12-binding domain-containing protein, whose product MERKTRVLVAKPGLDGHDRGAKVIARALRDAGMEVIYTGLQQTPQMIVEAALQEDVDVIGLSILSGAHMTLLPKVMQLLREQGMDDVLVVAGGIISDADAHALKEQYGIAAVYGPGASTHDIVQFIQEHAGTNHSA is encoded by the coding sequence ATGGAGCGAAAAACGCGGGTGCTGGTGGCCAAGCCCGGCCTCGACGGGCACGATCGCGGCGCAAAGGTGATCGCGCGCGCGCTACGCGACGCCGGCATGGAGGTGATCTACACCGGCTTGCAGCAGACGCCCCAGATGATCGTTGAGGCCGCGCTTCAGGAAGATGTCGATGTGATCGGCCTGTCGATCCTCTCGGGCGCGCATATGACGCTGCTGCCCAAGGTGATGCAGCTGCTGCGCGAGCAGGGCATGGACGATGTGCTGGTCGTCGCCGGCGGGATCATCTCCGACGCCGATGCCCACGCGCTGAAAGAGCAGTATGGCATCGCAGCCGTGTATGGGCCAGGCGCCTCGACCCATGATATCGTGCAGTTCATCCAGGAACATGCCGGCACCAACCATAGCGCGTAG
- a CDS encoding alkaline phosphatase family protein translates to MNSIAQDSGDEIAKTATTSTTGSDPSKGSDISKDAATDQQKRSEQDAAQRRRAAEGADAAEQGRAREVGSSTLADTWHGGGGADRRLLVIALDGATPELALGAWRTQLRTIELLTERGLRGRLRSSTPWASLPAWLSLFSGLDPGQLGVYAPAQRPNRSYAAPMRVDSRAVRASRVWETLGRAGKRVAVLAVPATSPVAPINGQIIGDQADTAPASFQRQVELWRSDEPASQPAGGDDLDRIIGNAYSQAEQRFRLARRMLARTSYDCFVLYDSGIATVQRALWHALDVTHLRYRPGHPFATAISAFYQFIDEQIGDLLELVDDQTIVAVVSACGAQALDGELALNDWLIDQGELRLLAAPARPTPLAECAVDWAGTRAWAADNGTIYLNLAGREPHGAVPADQAAALLASLAARLQALRLPTGARADAPAFDARRPAELYSTVSGIAPDLLLIGREPGWRTSAIVGQRNTWLTAQADALDSACDSPDGMFVLYDPQQPGGGRELDGATIYDIVPTLLALFDVRPGPHARGQVLTTRAL, encoded by the coding sequence ATGAACAGCATTGCGCAAGACTCCGGCGACGAGATCGCCAAGACGGCGACGACCAGCACAACCGGCAGCGACCCCAGCAAGGGCAGCGATATTAGCAAGGATGCAGCCACCGATCAGCAGAAGCGATCGGAGCAGGACGCTGCGCAGCGCCGCCGCGCCGCCGAGGGCGCCGATGCCGCCGAGCAGGGCCGCGCGCGCGAGGTTGGATCGAGCACGCTGGCAGACACCTGGCACGGCGGCGGCGGCGCCGATCGCCGCCTGCTGGTGATTGCGCTCGACGGCGCGACACCCGAGCTGGCGCTTGGCGCGTGGCGCACACAGCTGCGCACGATCGAGCTGCTGACCGAGCGCGGCCTGCGCGGGCGGCTGCGCAGCAGCACGCCCTGGGCCAGCCTGCCCGCATGGCTCAGCCTGTTCAGCGGCCTCGATCCCGGCCAGCTCGGAGTGTATGCGCCGGCCCAGCGGCCCAACCGCAGCTACGCCGCGCCTATGCGCGTCGACAGCCGGGCCGTGCGCGCCTCGCGCGTGTGGGAGACGCTAGGGCGCGCCGGCAAGCGCGTGGCAGTACTCGCCGTGCCGGCCACCAGCCCGGTCGCGCCGATCAACGGCCAGATCATCGGCGACCAGGCCGATACCGCGCCGGCCTCGTTCCAACGCCAGGTCGAGCTGTGGCGCTCCGACGAGCCGGCCAGCCAGCCGGCAGGCGGCGATGATCTCGACCGGATCATCGGCAATGCCTATAGCCAGGCCGAACAGCGCTTCCGGCTGGCCCGGCGCATGCTGGCACGCACGAGCTACGACTGCTTTGTGCTCTACGACAGCGGCATCGCCACGGTGCAGCGCGCGCTCTGGCACGCGCTCGACGTGACACACCTGCGCTATCGGCCCGGCCACCCTTTCGCCACGGCGATCAGCGCGTTCTACCAGTTCATCGATGAACAGATCGGCGATCTGCTCGAGCTGGTCGATGATCAGACGATTGTGGCGGTGGTGTCGGCCTGTGGCGCCCAGGCGCTCGATGGCGAGCTGGCGCTGAACGACTGGCTGATCGACCAGGGCGAGCTGCGGCTGCTCGCGGCGCCAGCCCGGCCCACCCCACTGGCCGAGTGCGCCGTCGACTGGGCTGGCACACGCGCGTGGGCCGCCGATAACGGCACGATCTATCTCAATCTGGCCGGGCGCGAACCACATGGCGCCGTGCCGGCCGACCAGGCTGCCGCGCTGCTGGCAAGCCTGGCGGCGCGGCTGCAGGCATTACGCCTGCCCACGGGCGCGCGTGCCGACGCGCCGGCCTTCGACGCGCGCCGCCCGGCCGAGCTGTACAGCACGGTGTCGGGGATTGCCCCCGACCTGCTGCTGATCGGCCGCGAGCCGGGCTGGCGCACCAGCGCGATCGTCGGCCAGCGCAACACCTGGCTCACCGCCCAGGCCGACGCGCTCGACTCGGCCTGCGACTCGCCCGATGGCATGTTCGTGCTGTACGACCCGCAGCAGCCCGGCGGCGGGCGCGAGCTCGACGGCGCGACGATCTACGATATTGTGCCGACACTGCTGGCGTTGTTCGATGTGCGCCCAGGCCCGCACGCGCGCGGCCAGGTGCTGACCACACGCGCGCTATAG
- the meaB gene encoding methylmalonyl Co-A mutase-associated GTPase MeaB — translation MKLADDLLSGNRRALARGISIVETGGAPARELLRAVYAHTGRAHIVGITGSPGAGKSTLVNALALHWRQAGRTIGIIAVDPTSPFTGGAILGDRIRMQPLGGDPGIFIRSMASRGRLGGIAHATSDAIDLIDAAGFDLVLVETVGAGQSEVEIASAAHTTMVVEVPGMGDDVQAIKAGILEIADIFVVNKADREGADATIRQLRAMLHLGGPPSSGWAPPIVPAVAMRDEGIGQVAAEVERHLAHLHTSGQKLDRERARVAREFELIVRETALERVRTRMAGESWETLVTRMAARELDPYTAASELLG, via the coding sequence TTGAAACTAGCTGATGATCTCCTCTCAGGCAACCGCCGCGCCCTGGCCCGCGGCATCAGCATCGTCGAAACTGGCGGCGCGCCTGCGCGCGAGCTGCTGCGCGCCGTGTACGCCCACACCGGGCGTGCCCATATCGTCGGCATTACCGGCTCGCCCGGCGCCGGCAAAAGCACCCTGGTGAATGCGCTGGCCTTACACTGGCGCCAGGCCGGCCGCACCATCGGCATTATCGCGGTCGACCCAACCTCGCCGTTTACCGGCGGCGCGATCCTCGGCGACCGCATCCGCATGCAGCCGCTCGGCGGCGACCCCGGCATCTTCATCCGCAGCATGGCCAGCCGCGGCCGGCTTGGCGGCATCGCCCACGCCACCAGCGACGCGATCGACCTGATCGACGCGGCCGGCTTCGATCTGGTGCTGGTCGAGACGGTCGGCGCCGGCCAGAGCGAGGTCGAGATCGCCAGCGCGGCCCATACCACCATGGTGGTTGAGGTTCCCGGCATGGGCGACGATGTGCAGGCGATCAAGGCCGGCATCCTCGAGATTGCCGATATCTTTGTGGTGAATAAGGCCGACCGCGAGGGCGCCGATGCGACTATTCGGCAGCTGCGCGCGATGCTACACCTGGGCGGCCCGCCATCGAGCGGCTGGGCGCCGCCGATCGTGCCGGCAGTGGCCATGCGCGACGAGGGCATCGGCCAGGTCGCGGCCGAAGTCGAGCGCCACCTGGCGCACCTGCACACCAGCGGCCAGAAGCTCGACCGCGAGCGCGCGCGCGTGGCACGCGAGTTCGAGCTGATCGTGCGCGAAACCGCGCTCGAGCGCGTGCGCACGCGTATGGCCGGCGAAAGCTGGGAGACGCTGGTGACGCGCATGGCTGCGCGCGAGCTCGACCCATACACCGCCGCAAGCGAGCTGCTCGGCTAA
- a CDS encoding helix-turn-helix domain-containing protein yields the protein MSIHTTFTPLSDTDLSELFHNDAEGLRRYRLLHAILAEGKTQREAAAAGHVSERTIRNILRAYTQRGGLQALRSRPAGQRRRERRPNPFEQVLATALAEEPDAGGDRLWHRAQELIGMPAAAGLSRRTAYRILAQLRSERDDDPPDSLRGAVKGALALLPEDPPLTLGASALAQRLLPAEIDPLPRGMLTQQALRAALDQLRPAGPVSTIDRNWWPYLICTGEYEASQSRAELQDDLALSASTYSRAKRQGLDRIAAVLPAIIDRIIQSPGALASQQLPRTPDFVGRRDEQAYYAWRLQTEGIAQIWGLPGSGKTALAAELAADGRRYGQLVLWHTCRAGRDASLPGILRGLAQALASTGDDTLWREVRQGGPDSHSPATILAMLCERLIERPAVVVLDDMHHADPHEIAALLDALADMVVRRSSRLLLIGRDPLDSVPSPPLPGLVEHDAELLWAGAPPLPDEQWRQLYAATAGMPEPIRRAAAAYRRNGDLARPGDWAAEVADWAQAAIWDRLEAEAQALLAAAHALEPYAWGEQMPAVCAALGIAASIGADLARRDLLHIAGPSAAIYGALRSHATAHLHATADLRERVGALAHQLAQAAEAAPAHEATAGEGAPATSLGASAPDLLARIHNALEDSAQYLQELSGDQAHQLASELAALQAALPKPGGPRIAAAQPANRAAAP from the coding sequence ATGTCAATCCATACGACCTTCACGCCGTTATCCGACACCGATCTATCCGAGCTGTTTCACAACGACGCCGAGGGCCTGCGGCGCTACCGGCTGCTGCACGCGATCCTGGCCGAGGGCAAGACTCAACGCGAGGCCGCAGCGGCCGGCCATGTCTCCGAGCGCACGATCCGCAATATTCTGCGCGCCTACACCCAGCGCGGCGGCCTGCAAGCGCTGCGCTCGCGCCCGGCCGGCCAGCGCCGCCGCGAGCGCCGCCCCAACCCCTTCGAGCAGGTGCTGGCCACCGCGCTGGCCGAAGAGCCCGACGCAGGCGGCGACCGGCTGTGGCACCGCGCCCAGGAGCTGATCGGCATGCCCGCTGCGGCCGGGCTCAGCCGCCGCACCGCCTATCGCATCCTGGCCCAGCTGCGCAGCGAGCGCGACGACGACCCGCCCGACAGCCTGCGCGGCGCCGTGAAGGGCGCGCTGGCGCTGCTGCCCGAAGACCCACCGCTGACGCTAGGCGCCAGCGCGCTGGCCCAGCGCTTGCTGCCGGCCGAGATCGACCCGCTGCCGCGCGGCATGCTAACCCAGCAGGCACTGCGCGCCGCGCTCGACCAGCTGCGCCCGGCCGGGCCGGTATCGACGATCGACCGCAACTGGTGGCCCTACCTGATCTGCACCGGCGAGTACGAGGCCAGCCAGAGCCGCGCCGAACTGCAAGACGACCTCGCGCTGAGCGCCAGCACCTATAGCCGCGCCAAGCGCCAGGGCCTCGACCGGATCGCGGCGGTGCTGCCGGCGATCATCGACCGGATCATCCAGTCGCCGGGGGCGTTGGCCAGCCAGCAGCTGCCGCGCACGCCCGACTTCGTGGGCCGGCGCGACGAGCAGGCCTACTACGCCTGGCGGCTACAGACCGAGGGCATCGCGCAGATCTGGGGCCTGCCCGGCAGCGGCAAGACTGCGCTGGCCGCCGAGCTGGCCGCCGACGGGCGGCGCTACGGCCAGCTCGTGCTGTGGCACACCTGCCGGGCCGGCCGCGACGCCAGCTTGCCCGGCATCCTGCGTGGGCTGGCCCAGGCGCTGGCCAGTACCGGCGACGACACCCTCTGGCGCGAGGTGCGCCAGGGTGGCCCCGACAGCCACAGCCCCGCAACGATCCTGGCCATGCTCTGCGAGCGGCTGATCGAGCGGCCGGCCGTGGTGGTGCTCGACGACATGCACCATGCCGACCCGCACGAGATCGCCGCGCTGCTCGACGCGCTGGCCGATATGGTGGTGCGGCGCTCGAGCCGGCTGCTGCTGATCGGCCGCGACCCGCTCGATAGCGTGCCGTCCCCGCCGCTGCCCGGCCTGGTCGAGCACGACGCCGAGCTGCTGTGGGCCGGCGCGCCACCACTGCCCGACGAGCAGTGGCGCCAGCTGTATGCCGCCACCGCCGGCATGCCCGAGCCGATCCGCCGGGCCGCCGCAGCCTACCGCCGCAATGGCGATCTGGCTCGCCCCGGCGATTGGGCCGCCGAAGTAGCGGATTGGGCACAGGCGGCGATCTGGGATCGGCTCGAGGCCGAGGCCCAGGCGCTGCTGGCCGCCGCGCATGCGCTCGAGCCGTACGCCTGGGGCGAACAGATGCCGGCGGTGTGTGCGGCCCTGGGCATTGCTGCCAGCATCGGCGCCGACCTAGCCCGGCGCGACCTGCTGCATATCGCCGGGCCGAGCGCGGCGATCTATGGGGCGCTGCGCAGCCATGCCACGGCACATTTGCACGCCACCGCCGACCTGCGCGAGCGGGTCGGCGCGCTCGCGCACCAGCTGGCGCAAGCCGCCGAGGCAGCGCCTGCGCACGAGGCCACCGCCGGCGAGGGTGCGCCGGCCACAAGCCTGGGCGCCAGCGCGCCCGATCTGCTGGCGCGCATCCACAACGCGCTGGAAGATAGCGCCCAGTATCTCCAGGAACTTAGTGGCGACCAGGCACACCAGCTGGCCAGCGAGCTGGCCGCGCTGCAGGCCGCGCTGCCCAAGCCAGGCGGGCCGCGCATCGCTGCGGCACAGCCGGCCAACCGCGCCGCCGCGCCCTAG